Proteins from a genomic interval of Balaenoptera acutorostrata chromosome 21, mBalAcu1.1, whole genome shotgun sequence:
- the TLR3 gene encoding toll-like receptor 3 isoform X2, with protein sequence MRRYLLYRIYSFLGLLPFWILCTSSTNKCTVRHEIADCSHLKLTQIPDDLPTNITVLNLTHNQLRRLPPDNFTRYSQLTILDGGFNSISKLEPELCQRLPLLEILNLQHNELSQLSDKTFIFCMNLTELHLMSNSIQKIQNNPFKNLKNLIKLNLAHNGLSSTKLGTQLQLENLQELLLSNNKISALRREELDFLGNSSLKRLELSSNQIMEFSPGCFHAVGKLFGFSLNNAKLSPSLIEELCLELSNTSIQNLSLSNNQLYTTSNKTFVGLKQTNLTVLDLSHNSLSVIGNDSFAWLPHLEYLFLEYNNIEHLSSRSFYGLSNVRYLNLRRSFTKQSVSLASLPKIDDFSFQWLKFLEYLNMEDNNFPGIKSNTFTGLTKLRCLSLSNSFSSLRTLTNETFLSLAGSPLLILNLTKNKISKIESGAFSWLGHLTVLDLGLNEIGQELTGQEWRGLENIVEIYLSYNKYLELTSNSFALVPSLQRLMLRRVALKNVDSSPSPFHPLPNLTILDLSNNNIANINDELLKGLEKLEILDLQHNNLARLWKHANPGGPVHFLKGLSHLYILNLESNGFDEIPAEVFKDLRELKSIDLGLNNLNILPPSVFDNQVLLKSLSLQKNLITSVEKNVFGPAFKNLSNLDMRFNPFDCTCESIAWFVNWINNTHTNISELSSRYLCNTPPQYRGFPVMLFDISPCKDSAPFELLFMINTSILLIFIFIVLLIHFEGWKISFYWNVTVHRVLGFKEIDRQPEQFEYAAYIIHAYKDRDWVWEHFSPMEEEDHTLRFCLEERDFEAGVLELEAIVNSIRRSRKIIFVITQNLLKDPLCKRFKVHHAVQQAIEQNLDSIILIFLEDIPDYKLNHALCLRRGMFRSRCILNWPIQKERVNAFHHKLQVALGSRNSVH encoded by the exons ACCTGACAATTTTACAAGATATAGCCAACTTACTATCTTGGATGGAGGATTTAACTCCATCTCAAAGCTGGAGCCAGAATTGTGCCAACGTCTCCCTTTGTTGGAAATTTTGAACCTCCAACACAATGAGCTATCTCAGCTTTCTGATAAAACCTTTATCTTCTGCATGAATTTGACTGAACTCCATCTAATGTCCAACTCAAtccagaaaattcaaaataatcccTTTAAAAACCTGAAG aatTTAATCAAATTAAACCTAGCTCATAATGGTTTATCATCTACTAAATTAGGAACTCAGCTGCAACTGGAAAATCTCCAAGAGCTTCTACtatcaaataataaaatttctgCACTAAGACGTGAAGAACTTGATTTCCTTGGCAactcttctttaaaaagattagAGTTGTCATCAAATCAAATAATGGAG TTCTCTCCAGGGTGTTTTCATGCAGTTGGAAAATTATTTGGCTTCTCTCTGAACAATGCCAAACTGAGCCCCAGTCTCATAGAAGAGCTCTGCTTGGAATTATCAAACACAAGCATTCAGAATCTGTCCCTGAGCAACAACCAGCTGTACACAACCAGCAACAAGACTTTTGTTGGGCTGAAGCAGACAAATCTCACAGTGCTCGATCTTTCCCATAACAGCTTAAGTGTGATTGGTAATGATTCCTTTGCTTGGCTTCCACATCTAGAATATCTCTTTCTGGAGTATAACAATATAGAACATCTGTCTTCTCGCTCTTTTTATGGGCTTTCCAATGTGAGATACCTGAATTTGAGACGATCTTTTACTAAACAAAGCGTTTCCCTGGCTTCACTTCCCAAGATTgatgatttttcctttcagtggCTAAAATTTTTGGAGTATCTCAATATGGAAGATAACAACTTTCCAGGCATAAAAAGCAATACTTTCACGGGATTGACAAAGCTGAGATGTTTAAGTCTATCCAACTCCTTCTCAAGTTTGCGAACTTtaacaaatgaaacatttttatcacttgCTGGTTCTCCTCTGCTCATACTCAACCtaaccaaaaataaaatctcaaaaatAGAGAGTGGTGCTTTTTCTTGGTTGGGCCACCTAACTGTACTTGACCTTGGTCTTAATGAAATTGGGCAAGAACTCACAGGCCAGGAATGGAGAGGTCTAGAAAATATTGTTGAAATCTACCTTTCCTACAACAAATACCTAGAGCTGACTAGCAACTCTTTTGCCTTGGTTCCAAGCCTTCAACGACTGATGCTCCGAAGGGTGGCCCTTAAAAATGTGGATAGCTCCCCTTCACCTTTTCACCCTCTTCCTAACCTGACCATTCTGGATCTAAGCAACAACAACATAGCCAACATAAATGATGAACTGTTGAAGGGTCTTGAGAAACTAGAAATTCTGGATTTGCAGCATAACAACTTAGCTCGCCTCTGGAAGCATGCAAACCCTGGCGGTCCTGTTCATTTTCTGAAGGGTCTTTCTCACCTCTACATCCTTAACTTAGAGTCTAATGGCTTTGATGAGATCCCAGCAGAAGTCTTCAAGGACTTACGTGAATTGAAGAGCATCGATTTAGGattgaataatttaaatatccTTCCACCATCTGTCTTTGATAATCAAGTGTTGCTAAAGTCATTAAGCCTTCAGAAGAATCTCATAACATCTGTTGAAAAGAACGTTTTTGGGCCAGCATTCAAGAACCTGAGTAATTTAGATATGCGCTTTAATCCATTTGATTGTACATGTGAAAGCATTGCCTGGTTTGTTAATTGGATTAATAATACCCATACGAACATCTCTGAACTATCAAGCCGTTACCTCTGCAACACTCCACCTCAATATCGTGGTTTCCCAGTGATGCTTTTTGATATATCACCCTGCAAAGACAGTGCCCCATTTGAACTCCTTTTCATGATAAATACCAGTATCCTAttgattttcatctttattgtaCTTCTCATCCATTTTGAAGGCTGGAAGATATCTTTTTATTGGAATGTTACAGTGCATCGAGTTCTTGGTTTCAAAGAAATAGACAGACAGCCAGAACAGTTTGAATATGCGGCATATATAATTCATGCCTATAAAGATAGGGATTGGGTCTGGGAACACTTCTCCCCGATGGAAGAAGAAGATCATACACTCAGATTCTGTCTGGAAGAAAGGGATTTTGAGGCAGGTGTCCTTGAACTTGAAGCAATTGTTAATAGCATCAGAAGgagcagaaaaattatttttgttataacaCAGAATCTACTGAAAGATCCATTATGCAAAAG attcAAGGTGCACCACGCAGTTCAGCAAGCTATTGAACAAAATCTGGATTCCATTATATTGATCTTTCTTGAGGATATTCCGGATTATAAACTGAATCATGCGCTCTGTTTGCGAAGAGGGATGTTTAGATCTCGCTGCATCTTGAACTGGCCGATTCAGAAAGAACGGGTAAATGCCTTTCATCATAAATTGCAAGTAGCACTTGGTTCCAGAAATTCAgtacattaa